In a genomic window of Panthera tigris isolate Pti1 chromosome D4, P.tigris_Pti1_mat1.1, whole genome shotgun sequence:
- the CDK9 gene encoding cyclin-dependent kinase 9: MAKQYDSVECPFCDEVTKYEKLAKIGQGTFGEVFKAKHRKTGKKVALKKVLMENEKEGFPITALREIKILQLLKHENVVNLIEICRTKASPYNRCKGSIYLVFDFCEHDLAGLLSNVLVKFTLSEIKKVMQMLLNGLYYIHRNKILHRDMKAANVLITRDGVLKLADFGLARAFSLAKNSQPNRYTNRVVTLWYRPPELLLGERDYGPPIDLWGAGCIMAEMWTRSPIMQGNTEQHQLALISQLCGSITPEVWPNVDKYELFEKLDLVKGQKRKVKDRLKAYVRDPYALDLIDKLLVLDPAQRIDSDDALNHDFFWSDPMPSDLKGMLSTHLTSMFEYLAPPRRKGSQITQQSTNQSRNPATTNQTEFERVF; the protein is encoded by the exons ATGGCAAAGCAGTACGACTCGGTGGAGTGCCCCTTTTGTGATGAGGTGACCAAATATGAGAAGCTCGCTAAGATCGGCCAAGGCACCTTCGG GGAGGTATTTAAGGCAAAGCACCGTAAGACCGGCAAAAAGGTGGCTCTGAAGAAAGTGCTGATGGAGAACGAGAAGGAGGGG TTCCCCATCACAGCCCTGCGGGAAATCAAGATCCTCCAGCTTCTAAAACACGAGAACGTGGTTAACTTGATTGAGATCTGTCGAACCAAAG CTTCCCCCTATAACCGTTGCAAGGGCAGCATATACCTAGTGTTTGACTTCTGCGAGCATGACCTTGCGGGGCTGCTGAGCAACGTCTTAGTCAAGTTCACGCTGTCCGAGATCAAGAAGGTCATGCAGATGCTGCTCAACGGCCTCTACTACATCCACAGAAACAAG ATCCTGCACAGGGACATGAAGGCGGCTAACGTGCTCATCACCCGCGACGGGGTCCTGAAGCTGGCAGACTTCGGGCTGGCCCGGGCCTTCAGCCTGGCAAAGAACAGCCAGCCCAACCGCTATACCAACCGTGTGGTGACGCTCTGGTACCGGCCCCCGGAGCTGTTGCTCG GGGAGCGGGACTACGGCCCCCCCATTGACCTCTGGGGTGCCGGGTGCATCATGGCGGAGATGTGGACCCGCAGCCCTATCATGCAGGGCAACACCGAGCAGCACCAGCTTGCCCTCATCAGCCAGCTCTGTGGCTCCATCACCCCTGAG GTGTGGCCAAACGTGGACAAGTACGAGCTGTTTGAGAAACTGGACCTGGTCAAGGGCCAGAAGCGGAAGGTGAAGGACAGGCTGAAGGCCTATGTGCGTGACCCCTACGCGCTGGACCTCATCGACAAGTTGCTGGTGCTGGATCCCGCACAGCGCATCGACAGCGACGACGCCCTCAACCACGACTTCTTCTGGTCTGACCCCATGCCCTCGGATCTCAAGGGCATGCTCTCCACCCACCTGACATCCATGTTCGAGTACCTGGCGCCACCGCGCCGGAAGGGCAGCCAGATCACCCAGCAGTCCACCAACCAGAGCCGCAATCCCGCCACCACCAACCAGACGGAGTTCGAGCGCGTGTTCTGA